One Bacillus sp. 1780r2a1 DNA segment encodes these proteins:
- the cysK gene encoding cysteine synthase A: MMKVVNNMADLIGDTPLVKLNRLQPADGASVYLKLEFFNPSRSVKDRAAFNMIVKAEEAGLLKSNSTIIEPTSGNTGIGLAMNAAARGYRSILVMPDTMTQERINLLKAYGAEVVLTPGDEKMPGAIRKAEELTKEIPNAFMPMQFKNAANPDAHRHTTAKEIVEAMDDLNKELAAFVATAGTGGTITGTGEALKERYPNMSVHVVEPAGSPVLSGGKPGKHKLVGTSPGFIPNTLNVDVYDEILKIKDEEAYDITRRLAAEEGILVGPSSGAACYAAIEVAKKLSPDQVVVCIACDTGERYLSSDLFSFDS; encoded by the coding sequence TTCAGCCAGCTGACGGTGCATCCGTTTATTTAAAGCTTGAATTCTTCAATCCCAGCAGGAGTGTAAAAGATCGCGCTGCCTTTAATATGATTGTTAAAGCTGAAGAGGCAGGCCTTTTAAAGTCAAATTCAACTATAATTGAGCCAACTAGTGGCAATACTGGAATTGGATTAGCTATGAATGCTGCAGCAAGAGGTTATCGTTCAATTCTAGTTATGCCAGATACTATGACACAAGAACGTATCAACTTATTAAAAGCTTACGGGGCTGAAGTTGTGCTAACACCAGGAGATGAAAAAATGCCAGGAGCTATTCGTAAAGCAGAAGAATTAACAAAAGAAATTCCAAATGCTTTTATGCCGATGCAATTTAAAAACGCAGCTAATCCAGACGCGCACCGCCACACCACGGCAAAAGAAATCGTCGAAGCAATGGATGATTTAAATAAAGAATTAGCTGCATTTGTTGCTACAGCAGGTACTGGCGGTACAATAACAGGAACTGGTGAAGCGCTAAAAGAACGCTATCCAAACATGAGCGTTCATGTAGTGGAACCTGCTGGCTCTCCCGTTTTATCAGGTGGAAAACCAGGAAAGCATAAGCTTGTAGGAACAAGCCCCGGCTTTATACCTAATACCTTAAATGTGGATGTATATGATGAAATTTTAAAGATTAAAGATGAAGAAGCGTATGATATTACGCGTAGACTGGCTGCTGAAGAAGGGATTTTAGTTGGCCCATCCTCTGGTGCAGCTTGCTATGCTGCTATCGAGGTAGCTAAAAAACTAAGCCCTGACCAAGTCGTTGTGTGCATTGCCTGCGATACAGGCGAACGCTACTTATCAAGTGATTTATTCTCTTTTGATTCATAA
- the pepV gene encoding dipeptidase PepV, with amino-acid sequence MEAINWMEEVKKRERDILEETKRFLQIKSVLDESIKEDEPFGEGVAKALHFLLDKGHADGFVTKNVDGYAGHIELGEGKELIGVLCHVDVVPEGDGWSVDPYGGEIKDGKIFARGAIDDKGPTMAAYYAMKIVKELKLPLSKRVRMIIGTDEESDWRCVDHYFKHEEMPTMGFAPDADFPIIYAEKGITDVELHQQPIQGTDGEYVLISLESGRRYNMVPDYAKAVLAVKEEVDLKKAYENFLNKHDVKGTVEFNNSRYTITLEGVSAHGSVPQKGKNAGLLLVSFLHELALNEQARQFITYVNQYFVDDTIGNKIGLHVRDDVTGDLTVNVGILFYTDEKAGQIGLNIRYPVAANIDSIISTLKKQSETYQITVKHFSDSKPHHVDKNHELIKTLQQVYQDQTGEEPTLISIGGGTYARALEAGVAFGPLFPGREEVAHEKDEYMVVEDLMKATAIYAQAIYELAK; translated from the coding sequence ATGGAAGCTATCAATTGGATGGAAGAAGTCAAAAAAAGAGAACGCGATATCTTGGAAGAAACGAAACGTTTTTTACAAATTAAAAGTGTTCTCGATGAATCTATAAAAGAAGATGAGCCGTTTGGAGAAGGAGTAGCTAAAGCTCTTCATTTTTTATTGGATAAAGGACATGCTGATGGTTTTGTAACTAAGAACGTAGATGGATATGCAGGACATATTGAATTAGGAGAAGGAAAAGAATTAATAGGAGTTTTATGTCACGTTGACGTCGTACCTGAAGGTGATGGTTGGTCTGTTGATCCATACGGTGGCGAAATTAAGGATGGGAAAATTTTTGCCCGTGGAGCCATTGATGATAAGGGACCAACAATGGCTGCTTATTACGCTATGAAAATTGTGAAAGAGTTGAAGTTGCCGCTCTCAAAACGCGTACGTATGATTATTGGAACGGATGAAGAAAGCGATTGGAGATGTGTAGATCACTACTTTAAACATGAAGAAATGCCAACGATGGGTTTTGCTCCAGACGCTGACTTTCCTATTATTTACGCAGAAAAAGGAATTACCGATGTGGAGTTACACCAACAACCGATTCAAGGTACAGACGGAGAGTATGTATTAATATCACTTGAATCTGGTCGTCGCTATAATATGGTGCCTGATTATGCAAAAGCAGTTCTTGCTGTGAAAGAAGAAGTAGACTTGAAAAAAGCGTATGAGAACTTCTTAAATAAACATGACGTAAAAGGTACAGTTGAATTCAACAACAGCCGATATACGATTACTTTAGAAGGGGTATCGGCACATGGAAGTGTTCCTCAAAAAGGAAAAAATGCAGGGCTGTTGTTAGTAAGTTTTCTACATGAATTAGCATTAAATGAACAAGCAAGACAGTTTATTACATATGTTAATCAATATTTTGTAGACGATACAATTGGTAACAAAATCGGTTTGCATGTTCGAGATGATGTAACAGGTGACTTGACCGTAAACGTTGGTATTTTATTTTACACTGATGAGAAAGCCGGGCAAATTGGCTTAAACATTCGTTATCCAGTTGCCGCTAATATTGACAGTATTATTTCTACACTCAAGAAACAAAGTGAGACCTATCAAATCACTGTTAAGCATTTTTCTGATTCAAAACCCCATCATGTAGATAAAAACCATGAGCTTATTAAAACGTTACAGCAAGTGTATCAAGACCAGACAGGAGAAGAACCAACGCTTATTTCTATCGGTGGAGGTACATATGCACGAGCATTAGAAGCGGGAGTAGCATTTGGCCCACTCTTCCCTGGAAGAGAAGAAGTGGCCCATGAAAAAGATGAATATATGGTGGTCGAAGATTTAATGAAAGCAACAGCCATTTATGCACAAGCTATTTATGAATTAGCTAAGTAA
- a CDS encoding DeoR family transcriptional regulator yields the protein MKPSTNRMLTRIKSVYMFISKKGTVTTQELVDEFGITPRTIQRDLNVLAYNDLVHSPSRGTWTTTEKKVKISS from the coding sequence TTGAAACCTTCAACTAATCGAATGCTAACGCGTATCAAATCCGTTTACATGTTCATTAGTAAAAAGGGAACTGTTACTACTCAAGAGCTTGTTGATGAGTTTGGTATCACTCCTAGAACTATTCAGCGTGATTTAAATGTCTTAGCATACAATGATTTAGTTCATAGTCCAAGTCGTGGTACATGGACGACGACAGAGAAGAAGGTCAAGATTTCATCCTAG
- a CDS encoding rRNA pseudouridine synthase: MRLDKLLANMGYGSRKEVKGLLKTGAVKVNGKAIKDAKLHVDPEAEEVSVHGEIIEYKEFIYLMMNKPQGVISATEDHQHETVVDLLEIDDAIYDPFPVGRLDKDTEGLLLLTNDGQLAHQLLSPKKHVPKTYFAIINMEVTEEDVEAFRKGVTLDDGYVTKPAELTILRSGESSEIELTIVEGKFHQVKRMFESRGKKVTYLKRISMGSLSLDEELELGEYRELTEGELNLLRGKKE; this comes from the coding sequence ATGAGATTAGATAAGCTATTAGCTAATATGGGTTATGGCAGTCGAAAAGAAGTAAAAGGGTTATTAAAAACAGGAGCAGTAAAAGTAAATGGTAAAGCGATTAAAGACGCTAAGCTACATGTGGACCCAGAAGCTGAAGAAGTGTCCGTTCACGGAGAGATTATTGAATACAAAGAATTTATTTATTTAATGATGAATAAACCGCAAGGAGTAATTTCTGCTACAGAAGATCATCAACATGAGACAGTTGTTGATTTATTAGAAATTGACGACGCTATTTATGACCCATTCCCAGTGGGAAGACTAGATAAAGATACGGAAGGATTACTGTTATTAACAAATGATGGACAGCTTGCTCACCAGCTGCTTTCACCGAAAAAGCATGTTCCTAAAACGTATTTTGCGATTATTAATATGGAAGTGACAGAGGAAGACGTGGAGGCATTCAGAAAAGGAGTTACACTAGATGATGGATACGTTACGAAACCCGCAGAGCTAACAATCTTAAGAAGCGGTGAATCATCTGAAATTGAGCTAACCATTGTGGAAGGGAAATTTCATCAGGTAAAGCGTATGTTTGAATCGAGAGGTAAAAAAGTAACATACTTAAAACGAATTTCAATGGGTTCGTTGTCGTTAGATGAAGAGTTGGAATTAGGTGAATATCGAGAGTTAACGGAAGGTGAGCTAAATTTATTAAGGGGAAAAAAGGAATAA
- a CDS encoding polysaccharide biosynthesis protein — protein MSDSKLLRGTFVLTLGTYISRILGMIYIFPFATLVGAVGGALFGYGYNQYAIYLSIATAGMPMAVSKFVSKYNAMGDYYTSRRMYRAGLKLMLVTGILSFLLLYSLSPFIANLTLGGADLDNSLEDVVMVMRMVSVALLVVPIMSLMRGFFQGHQSMGPTAVSQVIEQFVRVVFLLASTYIVLKVVGGSLALAVGFATMGAFVGALGGLAVLLWYWKKRKPHLDKMVQEQKVTPTRISTVSIFKELFTYSIPYVFVGLAIPLYQYVDQFTFNRAMVAAGQKEIAETMNGIVQSYVPKLVMIPVSLATAFGLTLVPTITRSFVNQDYTALQKQIDQTYQTIMFLVLPASVGLMALAGPAYGTFFGIEDVKAGGTVLLAYAPVALLFSFFTVNAAILQGVNKQKYAVISLAFGLIVKIICNVPFIYLFHELGSILATALGYLVSIAYTFYLIKKYANYDYQAFIKRTVLIFIFVAIMGLSVKVLSFILGFFLMYDQSRIAAVVITFIGAGVGGVIYGVATYRSTLLERVMGKRIINIIERKILRRRPANG, from the coding sequence ATGTCTGATTCAAAGCTATTACGAGGAACATTTGTGTTAACGTTAGGAACATATATTTCTCGTATACTAGGAATGATTTATATTTTTCCATTTGCAACGCTCGTTGGAGCTGTAGGTGGAGCCTTATTTGGTTATGGGTATAACCAATATGCTATTTATCTAAGTATTGCAACGGCAGGAATGCCGATGGCTGTTTCAAAATTCGTATCTAAATACAATGCAATGGGTGATTATTATACGAGTAGGAGAATGTATCGTGCAGGCCTTAAGCTAATGCTTGTCACAGGAATTTTATCTTTTCTCTTACTTTATTCTTTATCTCCTTTTATTGCGAATTTAACACTGGGAGGAGCAGATTTAGATAATTCGTTAGAAGACGTTGTCATGGTTATGCGTATGGTGAGCGTGGCGCTTCTTGTCGTACCTATTATGAGTTTAATGCGTGGATTTTTCCAAGGACACCAGTCTATGGGACCAACTGCTGTTTCACAAGTTATTGAACAGTTTGTCCGCGTTGTCTTTTTACTCGCTTCTACGTACATCGTGTTAAAAGTTGTCGGAGGCAGTCTAGCCTTAGCGGTTGGATTTGCAACGATGGGGGCATTTGTAGGTGCGCTCGGTGGATTAGCTGTCTTGTTATGGTATTGGAAAAAACGAAAGCCTCATTTAGATAAGATGGTACAAGAGCAAAAAGTTACGCCAACGCGTATTTCAACGGTTTCTATTTTTAAAGAGTTGTTTACGTATTCTATTCCGTATGTGTTTGTTGGGCTTGCAATTCCGCTTTACCAGTATGTTGATCAATTTACATTTAACCGTGCAATGGTAGCTGCAGGCCAAAAAGAAATTGCGGAGACGATGAATGGGATTGTGCAATCTTATGTACCAAAGCTAGTAATGATTCCTGTTTCATTAGCTACTGCTTTTGGATTAACGCTGGTTCCAACAATTACACGATCGTTTGTGAATCAAGATTACACGGCTCTTCAAAAGCAGATTGACCAGACGTATCAAACGATTATGTTCTTAGTATTACCAGCATCAGTTGGTTTGATGGCTTTAGCAGGTCCAGCCTATGGAACATTCTTTGGTATAGAAGACGTTAAAGCTGGCGGAACAGTCCTATTAGCTTACGCACCAGTGGCGTTATTATTTTCATTTTTTACTGTGAATGCTGCGATTTTACAAGGTGTGAATAAACAAAAATATGCGGTAATCAGTTTAGCATTTGGTCTAATTGTGAAAATTATTTGTAACGTACCATTTATTTATCTATTTCACGAGTTAGGCTCTATTTTAGCAACGGCTCTTGGCTATCTTGTATCTATTGCATATACATTTTATCTCATTAAAAAGTATGCGAATTATGATTACCAAGCATTTATCAAACGTACAGTATTAATCTTTATCTTCGTTGCTATTATGGGATTAAGCGTTAAAGTACTTTCCTTTATTTTAGGTTTCTTCCTAATGTACGATCAAAGCCGTATTGCAGCTGTAGTAATTACCTTTATTGGAGCAGGTGTTGGAGGGGTTATATACGGTGTAGCTACGTATCGTTCGACATTATTAGAGCGAGTAATGGGAAAACGAATTATCAACATAATTGAACGAAAAATTTTACGCCGTCGTCCAGCGAACGGTTAA
- a CDS encoding NAD(P)/FAD-dependent oxidoreductase encodes MIYDVIVIGGGPSGLMASIAAGEKGAKVLLVDKGTKLGRKLAISGGGRCNVTNRLPIDEIIKHIPGNGRFLYSAFSIFNNEDIISFFENLGIALKEEDHGRMFPVSNKAQSVVDALIGELKRLNVHVRTNTPVRKVVYENNAVKEVQLETGEVIHTKAVILAVGGKSVPHTGSTGDGYAWAEAAGHTITELYPTEVPVTSNEAFIREKTLQGLSLRSVGLSVLNKKGKPVITHRMDMIFTHFGISGPAVLRCSQYVVKELKKQKTTTVEMMIDSFPDINEENLFQKVVSLLKEEPKKAIKNVLKGFVPERYLLFLFQASHIEEQELAGQISHDRLREFVGLMKRFTFSVNGTLSLEKAFVTGGGVSVKEVHPKEMSSKLMNGLYFCGEILDIHGYTGGYNITSALVTGRLAGTNAGEYAKSLAH; translated from the coding sequence ATGATTTATGATGTAATCGTAATCGGAGGAGGACCTTCTGGTTTGATGGCATCGATTGCAGCTGGTGAAAAAGGCGCAAAGGTACTATTAGTAGACAAAGGAACAAAGCTAGGCCGGAAGCTAGCTATTTCGGGTGGTGGACGTTGTAACGTCACGAACCGACTTCCAATTGATGAAATTATTAAGCACATTCCAGGAAACGGACGCTTCTTATATAGTGCATTTTCAATTTTTAATAACGAAGATATTATCTCGTTTTTTGAAAACCTTGGAATTGCTTTAAAGGAAGAAGATCACGGACGCATGTTTCCCGTATCAAATAAGGCACAATCAGTCGTTGATGCACTGATTGGTGAGCTAAAGCGTTTAAACGTTCATGTACGCACAAACACGCCTGTACGAAAAGTTGTATATGAGAACAATGCAGTAAAAGAAGTTCAGTTAGAGACAGGTGAAGTAATCCACACCAAGGCAGTTATTTTAGCTGTTGGAGGAAAATCTGTTCCTCATACAGGTTCTACAGGCGATGGATACGCTTGGGCAGAAGCAGCAGGGCATACCATTACAGAACTTTACCCAACCGAAGTTCCCGTCACTTCAAACGAAGCATTTATTCGAGAAAAAACATTGCAAGGTTTATCATTACGTAGCGTCGGGTTAAGCGTTTTAAATAAAAAAGGAAAGCCAGTTATTACGCATCGAATGGATATGATTTTTACGCACTTTGGAATTTCTGGACCTGCCGTATTACGCTGCAGTCAATATGTTGTCAAAGAGCTTAAAAAGCAAAAGACAACGACTGTTGAAATGATGATTGACTCATTTCCAGATATAAACGAAGAAAACCTCTTTCAAAAAGTTGTTTCACTTTTAAAAGAAGAGCCCAAAAAAGCAATCAAAAATGTGTTAAAAGGATTTGTGCCTGAGCGCTATTTACTATTTTTGTTTCAAGCTTCTCATATTGAAGAGCAAGAGCTTGCAGGACAAATTTCGCATGATCGCCTTCGTGAATTTGTCGGTTTGATGAAACGATTTACGTTTTCTGTAAATGGAACGTTATCTCTTGAAAAAGCATTTGTAACGGGTGGAGGCGTATCCGTAAAGGAAGTTCACCCAAAAGAAATGTCTTCAAAACTCATGAATGGCCTTTACTTTTGCGGCGAAATTTTAGATATTCATGGCTATACAGGCGGCTATAACATTACGTCAGCTTTAGTAACAGGAAGGCTTGCTGGAACAAATGCAGGAGAGTATGCCAAAAGCCTAGCGCATTAA
- a CDS encoding sporulation protein Cse60 has product MVQVKVFDKEHEKDLEVALNRFLKKFDDDDIVDIKYQVTVDVDRDEQVYCFSAMVIYKA; this is encoded by the coding sequence GTGGTTCAAGTAAAAGTATTTGATAAAGAGCATGAAAAAGATCTAGAAGTAGCTCTAAATCGCTTTTTGAAAAAATTTGATGATGACGATATTGTAGACATTAAGTATCAGGTCACAGTAGATGTGGATCGAGATGAACAGGTATACTGTTTTTCAGCAATGGTCATATATAAAGCCTAG
- a CDS encoding rhodanese-like domain-containing protein, with product MEQVKEITTEELKKRLEQNEELELVDVREDEEVEEGIIPGARHIRMNDIPSHIDAFDKEKEYIFICRSGRRSENVCYYLQEQGYKVRNMVGGMLEWEGEIIKK from the coding sequence ATGGAACAAGTAAAAGAAATTACAACAGAAGAGCTAAAGAAGCGTTTGGAACAAAATGAAGAACTTGAGCTAGTAGACGTTCGCGAAGATGAAGAAGTAGAAGAAGGTATTATTCCAGGGGCAAGACATATTCGCATGAATGATATTCCTTCACATATTGATGCTTTTGATAAAGAAAAAGAATATATCTTTATCTGTCGCTCAGGTCGCCGTAGTGAGAACGTATGTTATTACTTACAAGAGCAAGGATACAAAGTGCGCAACATGGTTGGCGGTATGCTTGAATGGGAAGGCGAGATAATTAAAAAGTAA
- the leuS gene encoding leucine--tRNA ligase codes for MAFNHKQIEKKWQQVWEENHTFKTTEDKGKRKFYALDMFPYPSGAGLHVGHPEGYTATDILSRMKRMQGYNVLHPMGWDAFGLPAEQYALDTGNDPAQFTEQNINNFRRQIKSLGFSYDWEREINTTDPSYYKWTQWIFLKLYEKGLAYIDEVAVNWCPALGTVLANEEVIDGKSERGGHPVERRPMKQWMLKITAYADRLLEDLEELDWPESIKEMQRNWIGRSEGAHVHFTIDGHDETFTVFTTRPDTLFGATYAVLAPEHPFVDKITTAEQKAAVGAYIEKIKSKSDLERTDLAKDKTGVFTGAYAVNPVNGEKMPIWIADYVLMSYGTGAIMAVPAHDERDYEFAVKFELPIKEVVAGGDVSKEAYTGDGEHVNSDFLNGLNKEEAIENMIAWLETNKKGEKQVTYRLRDWLFSRQRYWGEPIPVIHWEDGTTTPVPESELPLVLPKTTEIKPSGTGESPLANIDEFVNVVDPETGKKGRRETNTMPQWAGSCWYYLRYIDPKNEDALADAEKLKEWLPVDIYIGGAEHAVLHLLYARFWHKFLYDIGVVPTKEPFQKLFNQGMILGENNEKMSKSKGNVVNPDEIVESHGADTLRLYEMFMGPLDASIAWSTKGLDGARRFIDRVWRLLMDDNCELSDKVKESDDKTLERVYHQTVKKVTEDYEGLRFNTAISQLMVFINDAYKVDVLPKQYVEGIVKLLAPICPHVTEELWNKLGHEETISYEAWPAFDEAKLVDDEVEIVVQVNGKVRAKLNVPAEASREQLQDIAMANESVQEQIEGKTVRKVIAVPGKLVNIVAN; via the coding sequence ATGGCCTTTAACCATAAGCAAATTGAGAAGAAGTGGCAACAGGTTTGGGAAGAAAATCATACATTTAAAACGACTGAAGATAAAGGAAAGCGTAAATTTTATGCGCTAGATATGTTTCCATATCCATCTGGAGCTGGCCTACATGTAGGGCATCCAGAAGGGTATACAGCAACAGATATTTTATCTCGTATGAAGCGTATGCAAGGATATAACGTACTTCATCCAATGGGATGGGATGCATTTGGGTTACCAGCAGAGCAGTATGCGTTAGATACAGGAAATGACCCAGCGCAATTCACAGAGCAAAATATTAACAACTTCCGTCGCCAAATCAAATCTCTAGGTTTCTCATATGACTGGGAGCGTGAAATCAATACAACAGATCCAAGCTACTATAAGTGGACGCAGTGGATTTTCTTAAAGTTATACGAAAAGGGATTAGCGTATATTGATGAGGTTGCGGTAAACTGGTGTCCAGCTCTTGGGACGGTATTAGCGAACGAAGAAGTTATTGATGGTAAAAGTGAGCGTGGGGGTCACCCAGTAGAACGACGTCCAATGAAGCAGTGGATGTTAAAAATTACTGCTTATGCAGATCGATTACTGGAAGATTTGGAAGAATTAGATTGGCCAGAGAGCATTAAAGAAATGCAGCGTAATTGGATTGGTCGTTCTGAAGGGGCACATGTTCACTTCACAATTGATGGACATGATGAAACGTTTACTGTGTTTACTACGCGCCCAGATACTCTTTTTGGCGCGACGTATGCCGTATTAGCACCAGAGCATCCATTTGTGGATAAAATTACAACAGCTGAGCAAAAAGCAGCAGTAGGTGCCTATATTGAGAAGATTAAAAGTAAAAGTGACTTAGAACGTACAGATTTAGCAAAAGATAAAACAGGTGTATTTACAGGAGCTTATGCGGTTAACCCAGTAAATGGCGAAAAAATGCCAATCTGGATTGCAGATTACGTATTAATGAGCTACGGAACAGGTGCAATTATGGCAGTTCCAGCTCACGATGAGCGTGACTATGAGTTTGCTGTTAAGTTTGAGCTTCCAATTAAGGAAGTTGTAGCAGGAGGAGACGTTTCGAAAGAAGCGTATACAGGAGATGGCGAGCACGTTAACTCTGACTTCTTAAACGGCTTAAATAAAGAAGAAGCAATTGAAAATATGATTGCTTGGTTAGAAACAAACAAAAAAGGTGAAAAACAGGTTACGTATCGATTACGCGACTGGTTATTTAGCCGTCAGCGTTATTGGGGAGAACCAATTCCAGTAATTCATTGGGAAGACGGTACAACAACACCTGTTCCAGAAAGCGAGCTGCCACTAGTACTTCCAAAAACAACGGAAATTAAGCCTTCGGGTACAGGGGAATCACCATTAGCAAACATTGATGAATTTGTAAACGTAGTAGACCCAGAAACAGGTAAAAAAGGCCGTCGTGAAACAAATACAATGCCACAATGGGCTGGAAGCTGCTGGTACTACTTACGCTACATTGATCCAAAAAATGAAGATGCATTGGCTGATGCAGAAAAATTAAAAGAATGGTTACCGGTTGATATTTACATCGGTGGTGCAGAGCATGCCGTTCTTCACTTATTATATGCTCGCTTCTGGCACAAGTTTTTATATGATATCGGAGTAGTACCGACAAAAGAGCCGTTCCAAAAGTTATTTAACCAAGGAATGATTCTTGGTGAGAACAATGAAAAAATGAGTAAATCAAAAGGTAACGTTGTGAACCCGGATGAGATTGTTGAAAGTCATGGTGCAGATACACTTCGTCTATATGAAATGTTCATGGGACCTTTAGATGCTTCCATTGCTTGGTCAACAAAAGGTTTAGATGGAGCAAGACGCTTCATCGATCGCGTATGGCGTTTGTTAATGGATGACAACTGTGAACTAAGTGATAAAGTGAAAGAAAGCGATGATAAAACATTAGAGCGCGTATACCACCAAACGGTGAAAAAGGTAACGGAAGATTATGAAGGGCTTCGTTTTAATACAGCTATTTCACAATTAATGGTGTTTATCAACGATGCATATAAAGTTGATGTTCTTCCAAAACAATACGTGGAAGGCATTGTGAAGTTACTTGCACCGATTTGTCCACACGTTACAGAAGAGCTGTGGAATAAACTTGGTCATGAAGAAACAATCTCATATGAGGCTTGGCCTGCTTTTGATGAAGCAAAATTAGTAGATGATGAAGTTGAAATTGTTGTTCAAGTGAACGGTAAAGTACGTGCAAAGCTAAACGTTCCAGCCGAAGCATCACGCGAACAGCTTCAAGATATCGCAATGGCAAATGAAAGCGTGCAAGAGCAAATTGAAGGCAAGACTGTCAGAAAAGTGATTGCTGTGCCAGGTAAATTAGTAAACATTGTAGCAAACTAA
- a CDS encoding GntP family permease encodes MLSMIGLIGGLVLLIVLTMRGMNLLIAGPLSALLVALTSGMPLFPQLVKEGEINFVGNYMSGFTGFVTSWYLMFLLGAIFGKVMEDSGAADSVSKWIVEKLGMKRAVLAIVLACAVLTYGGVSLFVVAFSVYPMAVSLFKQANLPRRFIPAALAFGSVTFTMTSAGSPEIQNWIPIDYLNTSPYAGWEVSLIVAVLMAVFGYWWLRKIITKAVRNGEHFVEREADPRTEEGRELPHPLLSLIPLVVVLVCSFVFHNSLMQSALIIALLSGIIATYVLNRRYFKDFWGALSEGTMGALIAIGNTAAVVGFGGVAKAAPAFNVAVEAMTSIPGSPLIGGAIAVSVIAGMTGSASGGQAIALPLLAPHYMDAGVNPEALHRVVAISSGVLDSLPHNGYVVTTINAICGETHKDAYGSVAAMTVVVPLVGLAVAIALFTFGVGI; translated from the coding sequence GTGCTTAGTATGATCGGATTAATTGGTGGTTTAGTCTTACTTATTGTGCTTACGATGAGAGGGATGAACCTATTAATTGCAGGACCTTTAAGTGCTTTGCTAGTAGCTTTAACCAGTGGAATGCCTCTGTTTCCACAGCTTGTTAAAGAAGGTGAAATAAACTTTGTTGGTAACTATATGTCCGGATTTACAGGTTTCGTGACATCTTGGTATCTAATGTTCTTACTTGGAGCAATCTTTGGAAAAGTGATGGAAGACAGTGGTGCAGCTGATAGTGTTTCAAAATGGATTGTAGAAAAGCTCGGTATGAAAAGGGCTGTATTAGCCATTGTTTTAGCCTGTGCTGTATTAACTTATGGCGGAGTCAGCTTGTTTGTCGTAGCTTTTTCTGTGTATCCTATGGCGGTAAGTTTGTTTAAGCAAGCTAACCTTCCACGACGTTTTATTCCAGCTGCTCTTGCTTTTGGTTCTGTTACGTTTACAATGACTTCAGCTGGGTCACCTGAAATTCAAAACTGGATTCCAATTGATTATTTGAATACATCACCTTATGCAGGTTGGGAAGTAAGTTTAATTGTGGCTGTATTAATGGCAGTGTTTGGCTATTGGTGGTTGAGGAAAATTATTACAAAAGCAGTGCGAAACGGTGAGCACTTCGTTGAGAGAGAGGCGGACCCAAGAACGGAGGAAGGAAGAGAGTTACCTCATCCATTGCTTAGTTTAATTCCTTTAGTTGTCGTTCTTGTTTGTTCATTTGTATTCCATAATTCATTGATGCAATCAGCTCTTATCATTGCTTTATTAAGTGGGATTATCGCTACGTATGTATTAAACCGTCGTTACTTTAAAGACTTCTGGGGAGCGCTATCTGAAGGGACGATGGGTGCTTTGATTGCAATTGGAAATACGGCAGCTGTTGTTGGATTTGGTGGAGTAGCCAAAGCAGCTCCTGCTTTTAACGTCGCTGTCGAAGCAATGACTAGTATTCCGGGCAGTCCATTAATTGGAGGCGCCATTGCAGTAAGCGTTATTGCAGGGATGACCGGATCAGCATCCGGTGGCCAAGCGATTGCCTTACCTCTATTAGCACCACACTATATGGATGCCGGTGTTAATCCTGAAGCACTTCATCGGGTTGTGGCCATTTCATCTGGGGTATTGGACTCACTTCCTCATAATGGATATGTTGTAACAACAATTAACGCCATTTGCGGTGAAACGCATAAGGATGCCTATGGATCCGTTGCAGCTATGACTGTGGTTGTTCCCCTCGTAGGGTTAGCGGTAGCTATTGCTCTCTTTACATTTGGAGTAGGTATTTAA